A single window of Streptomyces cathayae DNA harbors:
- a CDS encoding DUF5996 family protein, whose protein sequence is MELFPSLPYAEWRATKETLHRFAQVVGKVRLAASPRRNHWWNVPHHLTGRGITTRPMGLDDQGRFFCIDFDFVDHRLLVTTGAGREVSFPLPGLSVADFYRLLQSALTELDVSVRIGLPHPFDLPDSGRPFDQDTEHRAYDQESVNRYWVILSQVNLVLEEYAAEWSGKTSPVHHFWHTFDIAVTRFSDTPVAHSASVDPVTREAYSREVISAGFWFGDPAFPKAAFYSYTAPEPAGLERRPLRPAAASWVERGAGSHLAILDYEQARTTPSPRADVLAFLRSAYRAGAETAGWDLERNACPGGVTDPAAAQRT, encoded by the coding sequence GTGGAACTCTTTCCCTCGCTGCCCTACGCCGAATGGCGGGCGACCAAGGAGACACTGCACCGGTTCGCGCAGGTGGTCGGAAAGGTGCGGCTCGCGGCCTCGCCCCGCCGCAACCACTGGTGGAACGTTCCCCACCATCTCACCGGACGTGGCATCACCACCCGCCCGATGGGACTGGACGACCAGGGCCGCTTCTTCTGCATCGACTTCGACTTCGTCGACCACCGGCTTCTCGTCACGACCGGTGCGGGTCGCGAGGTGTCCTTCCCGCTGCCCGGCCTCTCGGTGGCCGACTTCTACCGTCTGCTGCAGTCGGCGCTCACCGAACTCGACGTCTCCGTGCGCATCGGGCTACCGCACCCCTTCGACCTCCCGGATTCCGGCCGCCCCTTCGACCAGGACACGGAACACCGCGCCTACGACCAGGAGTCGGTGAACCGCTACTGGGTCATCCTGTCCCAGGTCAACCTGGTCCTGGAGGAGTACGCCGCCGAGTGGTCCGGAAAGACGAGTCCGGTGCACCACTTCTGGCACACCTTCGACATCGCGGTGACCAGGTTCTCCGACACCCCCGTCGCCCACTCCGCCTCCGTCGATCCGGTCACCAGGGAGGCGTACTCCCGTGAGGTGATCAGCGCGGGTTTCTGGTTCGGCGACCCGGCCTTCCCGAAGGCGGCGTTCTACTCCTACACCGCGCCCGAACCGGCCGGGCTGGAACGCCGTCCGCTGCGGCCCGCCGCCGCCTCGTGGGTCGAACGCGGCGCCGGCAGCCATCTGGCGATCCTCGACTACGAGCAGGCCAGGACCACCCCCTCACCACGCGCCGACGTGCTCGCCTTCCTGCGGAGCGCCTACCGGGCCGGCGCGGAGACGGCGGGCTGGGACCTCGAACGGAACGCCTGCCCGGGAGGCGTGACCGACCCCGCCGCCGCACAGCGGACCTGA